From the genome of Candidatus Electrothrix communis, one region includes:
- a CDS encoding N-acetylmuramoyl-L-alanine amidase, translating to MLFLIGLPGIATAATGASSSSTYKNAVEWQYKQASDYYYKLRNNPSLAGKREKWLIGIYELQRIYRIDPKSNRASSCLYTIARMYRTLYERFGLTADLDKAISFYTDILTFFPKGNKADNALYALAQIEQEERGNFKQAVQYYDQLMRSYPTSSKKRLVKGQLEKLIEVLENNPDYQEETASSSVPISAPTVSTPQPKTFEVTPSVVPPVLRKSVASERPTESAKSVVNSPKPPTPITPVVKVKKVAAASPVKNAVKNANSSISQKTAPPVQQKQTPEAPPATPVKEDRATSRTKIVLSALKKVESTQKGKKKILGGRDQAGVKKPVQVDTTKKYLKKIPGTVDVLPVQYWSSDNYSRVVIKSSEPVAYHANLLDQQNGVPRRLFIDFHQSYIPLKYRSPVSIEDGLLKRIHTSQLDATTVRVYLDTESIADYKVFNLKDPFRVVVDVRGGRGRALRIPKRKVAPQITTDIKPLVVQTKKKEEAEAKVETAANETAAENTPEIKAEKIITPRKRKIVPAVAKAKAGKSPVVENLTLAQQLGLGVRRIVIDPGHGGKDPGAVGFGLKEKDIVLNVAKKIKKILEEKNGYEVLLTRDGDVSLALEERTAIANTKEADLFLSIHVNAHPEETIRGVETFYLNLATHTEAMRVAALENATSTHNMSEMQDILSELMQNEKINESSQLAEFVQHNMITGLKKQKFQVKNLGVKQAPFYVLIGAEMPAILAEISFITNPEEAKLMKNEKYLQTLAEQIVAGVLSYAENQKTAALKIAPSPETSVQ from the coding sequence TTGCTCTTCCTGATAGGGCTGCCCGGTATCGCGACAGCTGCGACCGGCGCGTCGTCGTCCTCTACCTACAAAAATGCAGTGGAGTGGCAGTATAAACAGGCCAGCGATTATTATTATAAGCTGAGGAACAATCCCTCCCTTGCCGGAAAACGCGAAAAATGGCTGATCGGCATCTACGAACTGCAGCGCATCTATCGGATAGATCCGAAAAGCAACAGGGCTTCCTCGTGTTTGTATACCATCGCACGTATGTATCGCACGCTGTACGAACGCTTCGGCCTGACTGCCGACCTTGACAAGGCGATTTCTTTTTATACAGATATCCTTACTTTTTTCCCAAAGGGGAATAAGGCCGATAATGCGCTCTACGCCTTAGCCCAAATAGAACAGGAGGAAAGAGGGAATTTCAAACAGGCTGTTCAGTATTACGACCAGCTGATGCGTTCCTATCCGACCAGCAGCAAGAAAAGGTTGGTTAAGGGACAGTTAGAAAAATTGATAGAGGTTCTGGAGAATAATCCTGATTATCAGGAAGAGACAGCCAGCTCATCTGTCCCGATTTCTGCTCCAACGGTATCAACGCCCCAACCCAAAACTTTTGAAGTTACCCCGTCTGTGGTCCCTCCCGTGCTCCGAAAATCGGTGGCAAGCGAACGGCCGACTGAGTCGGCAAAATCGGTAGTAAATTCACCAAAGCCTCCAACCCCGATAACCCCAGTAGTAAAGGTGAAAAAGGTTGCCGCCGCCTCACCTGTAAAGAATGCTGTGAAAAATGCGAACAGCTCGATTTCGCAAAAAACAGCTCCGCCTGTTCAGCAAAAACAAACTCCTGAAGCCCCTCCTGCAACCCCTGTAAAAGAAGACAGAGCAACTTCCCGAACAAAAATTGTTTTATCCGCGTTGAAAAAAGTAGAGTCAACACAGAAGGGGAAAAAGAAAATTCTTGGGGGGAGAGATCAGGCAGGGGTAAAAAAACCGGTACAGGTTGATACAACAAAAAAATATCTGAAAAAAATTCCGGGAACCGTTGATGTCCTCCCGGTTCAATACTGGTCCTCTGATAATTACAGTCGGGTGGTTATCAAATCCTCGGAACCGGTTGCCTATCATGCCAACTTACTTGATCAACAGAACGGAGTTCCTCGACGTCTCTTTATTGATTTCCACCAGAGTTATATCCCGCTGAAATATCGCTCACCGGTTTCTATCGAGGATGGGCTCCTGAAGCGTATCCATACGAGTCAGCTTGATGCGACAACAGTGCGTGTCTACCTTGATACTGAATCTATTGCCGATTATAAAGTTTTTAACCTCAAAGATCCGTTTCGGGTAGTTGTTGATGTTCGCGGGGGAAGGGGGAGAGCCCTGAGGATCCCGAAAAGAAAGGTTGCCCCTCAGATTACAACAGATATCAAACCTTTGGTTGTACAGACCAAAAAAAAGGAAGAAGCTGAAGCGAAGGTGGAAACTGCGGCGAACGAGACCGCAGCAGAAAACACGCCAGAGATAAAAGCAGAAAAAATCATCACCCCCCGGAAGAGGAAAATAGTTCCTGCTGTAGCAAAGGCAAAGGCAGGAAAATCCCCGGTAGTAGAAAATCTGACCCTGGCCCAGCAACTCGGGCTTGGGGTGCGGCGGATCGTTATAGATCCAGGCCATGGCGGCAAAGACCCCGGAGCAGTAGGCTTCGGCCTGAAAGAAAAAGATATTGTTCTGAATGTGGCCAAAAAGATCAAAAAGATCCTTGAAGAAAAAAATGGTTACGAGGTGCTTCTGACGAGAGATGGCGATGTCTCTCTTGCCCTTGAAGAGCGAACAGCCATTGCCAATACCAAGGAGGCAGATCTTTTTCTTTCCATCCACGTTAATGCTCATCCAGAAGAGACCATACGCGGGGTGGAAACATTTTATTTGAATCTGGCTACGCACACCGAGGCTATGCGGGTCGCTGCCTTAGAAAATGCCACCTCCACTCATAACATGAGTGAAATGCAGGATATTCTCTCTGAACTGATGCAGAATGAGAAGATCAATGAATCCTCTCAGCTCGCTGAGTTTGTCCAGCACAATATGATTACCGGCTTGAAGAAACAAAAATTCCAGGTCAAAAATCTCGGTGTAAAACAGGCCCCATTCTATGTCCTCATCGGTGCGGAAATGCCAGCTATCCTTGCTGAAATTTCGTTTATTACCAATCCAGAAGAGGCTAAATTGATGAAAAACGAGAAGTATCTACAAACCCTTGCAGAACAGATTGTTGCCGGTGTACTCTCCTATGCTGAAAATCAGAAAACAGCAGCATTAAAAATTGCCCCTTCACCAGAAACATCAGTGCAATAG
- a CDS encoding fumarate hydratase: protein MTEFIYHAPFPLGEDQTLYRRLEESEQYVSTDSFAGTEMLKVAPKALWLLARTALHNVSFFLRPEHNRQVAAILDDPEASDNDRAVALAMLRNAEIAAKGVLPVCQDTGTAIVMAKKGQQVWTGCDDAEQLTAGIFSAYTEENLRYSQNSALGMYEEVNTKNNLPAQIDIYAVPGATYRFLFIAKGGGSANKSFLYQETRATLNPGVLKEFLVEKMKILGTAACPPYHISIVIGGTSAEANLKAVKLASTKYLDALPITGNAHGQAYRDTALEQELVQEAWKIGIGAQFGGKYFAHDIRVIRLPRHGASCPIGLGVSCSADRNLKAKIDHQGVWVEELDYNPGRLIPEALRQSKDEQAVRIDLDQPMPEILAQLDQLPVAARILLNGPIIVGRDIAHAKWKELLDSGKLLPDYLQQHPVYYAGPAKTPPGMASGSFGPTTAGRMDSYVDILQKNKGSMIMIAKGNRSQQVTDACRDNGGFYLGSIGGPAALLAQESITKVECIDYPELGMEAVWKIEVKDFPAFLLIDNKGNDFFVK from the coding sequence ATGACCGAATTCATCTATCATGCCCCGTTCCCCTTAGGCGAGGATCAAACCCTGTACCGCCGCTTGGAAGAATCGGAGCAATATGTGAGCACGGACAGCTTTGCTGGCACCGAGATGCTCAAAGTAGCCCCGAAGGCCCTCTGGTTGCTGGCCCGGACAGCGCTGCATAATGTTTCCTTTTTTCTTCGCCCAGAGCATAACCGCCAGGTTGCTGCTATCCTGGATGATCCCGAAGCCTCGGATAATGACCGAGCCGTAGCCTTGGCCATGCTTCGCAATGCCGAGATCGCAGCCAAGGGCGTGCTGCCGGTCTGCCAGGACACCGGAACCGCTATCGTTATGGCCAAGAAAGGTCAGCAGGTCTGGACCGGTTGTGATGATGCCGAGCAGCTCACTGCCGGTATTTTTTCCGCCTATACAGAGGAAAACCTGCGTTATTCGCAAAATTCGGCCCTGGGTATGTACGAGGAGGTCAACACCAAGAACAACCTGCCTGCCCAGATTGATATCTATGCCGTCCCCGGTGCTACTTACCGTTTTTTGTTTATCGCCAAAGGTGGTGGGAGTGCCAATAAGAGCTTTCTCTATCAGGAAACCAGGGCGACCCTTAACCCCGGAGTGCTGAAGGAATTTCTGGTCGAAAAAATGAAAATCCTGGGAACCGCCGCCTGCCCGCCCTATCATATTTCCATTGTCATCGGCGGTACCAGTGCTGAGGCCAACCTTAAGGCCGTCAAGCTGGCCAGCACTAAATACCTTGATGCCCTGCCTATTACAGGCAATGCACACGGTCAGGCCTACCGGGATACAGCCCTTGAGCAGGAACTTGTACAAGAGGCTTGGAAAATCGGCATAGGGGCTCAGTTCGGCGGCAAGTATTTTGCCCACGATATTCGAGTAATCCGCCTGCCCCGACATGGCGCTTCCTGCCCCATCGGCTTGGGAGTGTCCTGTTCCGCCGATCGCAATCTCAAGGCAAAGATAGACCACCAGGGAGTATGGGTGGAGGAACTGGATTATAATCCAGGACGTCTAATTCCCGAAGCCCTGCGGCAGAGTAAAGATGAACAGGCCGTGCGCATCGACCTGGATCAGCCAATGCCGGAGATTCTTGCCCAGCTTGACCAGCTGCCGGTGGCTGCCCGCATCCTGCTGAACGGCCCCATTATCGTGGGCAGGGATATTGCCCATGCCAAATGGAAAGAGCTACTGGATAGTGGTAAACTGCTGCCTGATTATCTGCAACAGCACCCGGTCTACTATGCAGGTCCGGCTAAAACCCCGCCAGGTATGGCCTCAGGATCTTTTGGTCCCACCACTGCCGGGCGTATGGATTCCTATGTGGATATCCTCCAAAAAAATAAGGGTTCCATGATCATGATCGCCAAGGGCAATCGATCGCAGCAGGTCACGGATGCCTGTCGAGATAACGGCGGGTTCTACCTGGGATCCATCGGCGGCCCTGCAGCTCTGTTGGCCCAGGAGAGCATAACCAAGGTTGAATGTATTGATTACCCTGAATTGGGCATGGAGGCGGTCTGGAAAATTGAGGTAAAGGATTTCCCGGCCTTTCTTCTGATAGATAATAAGGGTAATGATTTTTTTGTCAAATAG
- the nusB gene encoding transcription antitermination factor NusB, translating to MGLRRKSRELALQFFYGHELQERPSAESSILHNEVENFYTCFKSDQKAHPYAEKLINGICARQREIDKALADCSHHWRVERMALVDRNILRIAAYEMLYIKDVPGTVAINEALEIAKRYAEPESISFINGILDNLQGRKAE from the coding sequence ATGGGTCTACGAAGAAAATCACGGGAACTCGCCCTGCAATTTTTTTACGGGCACGAGCTCCAGGAACGTCCCTCTGCTGAAAGCAGCATCCTCCATAACGAGGTAGAAAATTTTTACACCTGCTTTAAAAGTGATCAAAAAGCACATCCCTATGCGGAAAAGTTGATCAACGGGATCTGTGCTCGTCAGCGGGAGATTGACAAAGCCCTTGCTGACTGTTCTCACCATTGGCGGGTGGAACGGATGGCCTTGGTTGACCGCAACATCCTTCGCATCGCCGCTTATGAAATGCTGTATATCAAGGATGTCCCAGGGACCGTGGCCATCAATGAGGCCTTGGAAATCGCTAAACGCTATGCAGAACCGGAATCTATCAGTTTCATAAACGGCATTCTGGACAACCTGCAAGGCAGGAAGGCCGAGTGA
- the ribE gene encoding 6,7-dimethyl-8-ribityllumazine synthase — MANYIEGNLQGNGCKIGIIVARFNSFISEKLLEGAMDTLIRSGVKDEDVDVARVPGAFEIPLATQKMAKSGKYDAIICIGVVIRGATPHFDFVANEVAKGSAQVMLDAGIPVLFGVLTTETIEQAIERAGTKAGNKGADVAVAALEMISLMKQL, encoded by the coding sequence ATGGCAAACTATATAGAAGGAAACCTTCAAGGGAACGGATGCAAAATCGGAATTATTGTTGCTCGTTTTAACTCCTTTATTTCCGAAAAACTGCTGGAAGGGGCCATGGACACCTTGATTCGCTCCGGTGTTAAGGATGAGGATGTTGATGTTGCCCGAGTTCCCGGTGCCTTTGAAATCCCCCTTGCTACCCAAAAGATGGCCAAGTCCGGCAAGTACGATGCGATTATCTGTATCGGCGTGGTCATTCGGGGCGCCACCCCGCATTTTGACTTTGTTGCCAATGAGGTTGCCAAAGGAAGTGCGCAGGTTATGTTGGATGCCGGTATTCCGGTACTCTTCGGTGTCTTGACCACCGAAACCATTGAGCAGGCCATTGAACGCGCCGGTACCAAGGCTGGAAATAAGGGCGCGGATGTTGCCGTGGCCGCGCTGGAGATGATCAGTCTCATGAAGCAACTGTAG
- a CDS encoding CTP synthase: MDTQPSRKTKFIFITGGVLSSLGKGLAAASIGALLESRGMTVTFQKLDPYINVDPGTMNPFQHGEVYVTDDGAETDLDMGHYERYTDAVMAQINNYTSGRIYYSVIMKERRGEYLGGTVQMIPHITDEIKQAVMQLDGTVDVAIIEIGGTVGDIEGLPFIEAIRQLRGDLGREYSLYIHLTLVPFIKTAGEIKTKPTQHSVKELLASGIQPDILICRTEVPLEDSIKKKIALFCNIDAPSVITAIDVDTIYELPLRLHEEGADDRILQKLGIWTGAPNTKPWQELVHKIKNPVHTVTIGITGKYVELKEAYKSLHESLIHGGIANDTKVELKYIAADDLEEGNSSAELEQCDGILVPGGFGSRGTEGKIRAITYARENKVPFFGICLGMQLAVVEFSRAVAGIAGADSKELNPTTKDPLIYLMKEWYDFRSGKTEIRDENSNMGGTLRLGAYPCRLREDTLAYAAYQQEEVSERHRHRYEFNNLYRERLEKAGLIVSGTSPDDTLVEIVEISDHPWFLGCQFHPEFKSSPMKPHPLFRDFIKAALSNK; the protein is encoded by the coding sequence ATGGATACGCAACCGAGCAGAAAGACAAAATTTATTTTTATAACCGGCGGTGTGCTCTCGTCCTTGGGCAAGGGGCTTGCTGCGGCCTCCATCGGTGCCCTGCTGGAAAGCCGAGGCATGACCGTCACCTTTCAGAAACTTGATCCCTATATTAATGTTGATCCGGGGACCATGAACCCCTTTCAGCACGGAGAGGTTTATGTTACCGATGACGGGGCAGAAACCGATCTGGACATGGGGCATTATGAAAGGTACACCGATGCGGTTATGGCGCAGATTAATAATTACACCTCTGGCAGGATCTACTACTCGGTGATCATGAAAGAACGCCGAGGAGAGTATCTCGGTGGAACTGTGCAGATGATTCCGCATATTACCGATGAAATTAAGCAGGCAGTGATGCAGCTTGACGGCACGGTGGATGTGGCCATCATTGAAATCGGCGGTACAGTCGGTGATATTGAAGGCTTACCTTTTATCGAGGCGATTCGGCAGTTGCGCGGTGATCTCGGGCGAGAATACTCCCTGTACATTCACCTAACCCTGGTGCCGTTTATCAAAACTGCCGGGGAAATCAAGACCAAGCCGACCCAGCATTCAGTCAAGGAGCTACTGGCCTCGGGTATTCAGCCGGATATCCTGATCTGTCGGACCGAAGTGCCGCTGGAAGATTCGATCAAGAAGAAAATAGCTCTGTTCTGCAATATCGATGCCCCGTCAGTTATCACCGCCATTGATGTGGATACGATCTACGAACTCCCGCTCCGTTTGCACGAGGAAGGTGCTGATGATCGTATTTTGCAAAAATTGGGCATTTGGACCGGTGCGCCGAACACCAAACCCTGGCAAGAGCTGGTCCATAAAATAAAGAATCCTGTCCATACCGTTACCATCGGTATTACCGGGAAATATGTTGAGCTAAAAGAGGCGTATAAGAGCCTACATGAGTCTCTGATCCACGGCGGAATAGCCAATGACACCAAAGTGGAGCTCAAATATATTGCTGCTGATGACTTGGAAGAGGGTAATTCATCTGCTGAGCTCGAACAATGTGACGGCATCCTAGTACCGGGCGGCTTCGGCAGCCGAGGCACAGAAGGAAAAATCAGGGCCATTACCTATGCCCGGGAAAACAAGGTGCCCTTCTTTGGCATTTGCCTGGGCATGCAGCTTGCTGTGGTGGAGTTCTCTCGTGCTGTTGCCGGAATAGCAGGAGCGGATTCCAAGGAGCTCAATCCGACCACCAAGGATCCGCTCATTTACCTGATGAAGGAATGGTATGATTTTCGCAGCGGCAAAACCGAGATTCGGGACGAAAACTCGAACATGGGTGGTACGCTCCGCCTTGGTGCATACCCCTGCAGGTTGCGAGAGGATACCCTGGCCTATGCCGCCTATCAGCAGGAAGAAGTCAGCGAGCGACATCGTCACCGCTATGAGTTCAACAACCTGTATCGTGAGCGCTTGGAAAAGGCCGGTCTCATTGTCAGCGGAACCTCTCCAGATGATACGCTGGTTGAAATTGTGGAAATCTCCGATCATCCTTGGTTCCTCGGCTGTCAGTTCCATCCCGAATTCAAGTCCAGTCCCATGAAGCCGCATCCGCTGTTCCGGGATTTTATCAAAGCGGCCTTGAGCAATAAATAG
- a CDS encoding DUF3616 domain-containing protein, with protein MISQQDRERTVPLWRAVLFYAVLSVFSLFAPAIAKESRGRIESGPFIRVSGEILAGSDISAVAVFSSFLVIGSDEAVGVDNNENYIQLLRKIESGYAVHKNILLLQGDQAEGKELDIEGIAVEGDSVYIVGAHCLKRQKVKKARIQEENRKKFQADRLEEERNRAWLYRIRLDKEGNEVESQRISLREIIKHDPVLHPFSRIPSKENGIDIEGVAAKDGWLYVGFRGPVLRENYIPVMKLKFDDAEKTYELLYVQLGGRGIRDITKVSDGFLILAGPVGDGDNSYQLYHWDGKDLILGKDLKDGERGRIHFLGDITSPKKGKVEGVAVHREEETGYQLILAYDGAENNDTVLQYVLLPRP; from the coding sequence GTGATCTCGCAGCAAGACCGAGAAAGGACAGTGCCTCTTTGGAGGGCTGTCCTTTTTTATGCAGTTCTCTCAGTTTTTTCTCTCTTTGCTCCTGCAATTGCCAAGGAGAGTAGGGGAAGGATAGAGAGCGGTCCATTTATCAGGGTATCAGGAGAAATATTAGCTGGTTCGGATATTAGTGCTGTTGCTGTGTTCAGCTCGTTTTTGGTGATCGGCTCGGATGAGGCGGTTGGGGTCGACAACAATGAAAATTATATCCAATTGCTGCGAAAAATAGAAAGCGGTTATGCGGTCCATAAAAATATTCTCCTCTTGCAAGGTGATCAAGCGGAAGGAAAGGAACTGGACATCGAAGGCATCGCTGTTGAGGGCGATTCCGTCTACATAGTTGGAGCGCATTGTCTTAAACGACAAAAGGTCAAGAAGGCGAGGATTCAAGAGGAAAACAGGAAAAAATTTCAAGCAGATAGACTTGAAGAGGAGAGGAATCGAGCTTGGCTCTATCGAATCAGACTCGACAAGGAAGGTAACGAGGTGGAGAGCCAGAGAATCAGCCTGCGAGAAATCATCAAGCACGATCCTGTCCTGCATCCCTTCAGTCGTATTCCCAGCAAGGAAAACGGCATTGATATTGAGGGGGTTGCTGCAAAAGACGGCTGGCTCTATGTCGGTTTTCGCGGACCTGTACTTCGGGAAAACTATATTCCGGTCATGAAACTCAAATTCGATGATGCTGAAAAGACATACGAGTTGCTCTATGTCCAACTGGGCGGTCGCGGCATCCGCGATATCACCAAGGTCTCAGACGGATTTCTCATCCTGGCTGGCCCTGTCGGTGACGGCGACAACAGCTACCAGTTATATCATTGGGACGGCAAGGATTTGATTTTAGGAAAAGACCTGAAGGATGGGGAGCGGGGAAGGATACATTTCCTTGGCGATATCACCTCGCCGAAGAAGGGAAAGGTTGAAGGGGTGGCTGTTCATCGGGAAGAAGAAACCGGGTATCAACTTATTCTTGCCTATGATGGTGCTGAAAATAATGATACGGTGCTTCAGTACGTCCTGTTACCCCGCCCCTGA